The Pyrus communis chromosome 8, drPyrComm1.1, whole genome shotgun sequence region AAGTAAGTTTGGCTTCTGATCAATTTACTTGCTCCGGTTTCTGGGATTTGTAAAGTGAGAGttcagggtttagggtttttgataTATATGTGATCCTTTTTGCGATATTGTAAACTGCGGAGAAGGGGATTCAAACTCGGTATACAGGGGAGCACGTCTTTTCTGACTAATGTGATTACGCCTACGTCTCAAAGTTTTTTTGTGAAGAGAAGAAAGATTAGTGTTTTACTTGGGATTTTGAGCAATGGGGTTATCTGGGTTTTTCCTAATATGTATGCTCCACTCTGTGATTGTTCTGATTTGTGGAGCTTTCATGATGTTTTACTCCTACGAATTCTCTGTGTTTAGCCATGGCCATGAGACGGCAATCAAGCTCCAAGGATCAACGCCTCACGACCGGCTTTTGATCCGAACTGCGGATTCCTTCTCCGGATTGCTTCTGTTTGCCATTGGATTCCTTCTGTTCATGGTTGCTTTTGTCAAAGACCACAAGTTCCAAAGCTTCTTTTCCAAGGGGTGCGTGTTGCTTCACATTTCCATGGCCATTTGGAGAGTTTACTTCGAGAGGAACCTTGAAGAGCTCGCCGGAGACTGGCCAAAACAGGTCGCTGGTGACATCACATTGGCGCTTTCATGGGTGTTACTTCTTGTGTACTCATGGAGGGAGAAGTATGATTAGTAGAGAAATACATTTGCTTTGCTGCGAAACTTCTAAGGTGCTCCAGAGTATCTTATATTTCGAGTTCTTCAACTTCTTGATCATGTTGAAAATTGGAATGATTTTGTCTAACAAAACAAATGATGTTGAATTCTAGTAACTACAAGAATTGCAGgtagagaaaaacaaagattaGGTTTCACTTCTGGTTAGTTTATAGGTTGTTTGGATCTTGTTAATCTTGAACATGTTCTACAAACTCTGttgtttatttgcaattttgcaCATTCGCTTGTGTCCATGTTGTAAATTTTCACATTAAAGAATGAATAAAATGACAACAAATGCATTTATTCGTGTCTTTCACTTGGTTTCGTGACAATGTGTGACCCACTGAGGTAACTCACATATGCATTTTTTGGAAGGGGCGTTTTGAATTAGATGCCTCGTTTTTAAATGTCACAGACTAAACATCTATttcttttgcaaatttgattaaacattttccctacaattttggtactttaattttatttgattagaAGTCTATTCACGTTAGCATTCCCTTTTTCCTCTTATTTTTATGCATCTCTTATTATaatgatttaagattttttttattaaaatatttattttagtaaattaaatagaacGTAACAAAACTCATTGTTAGGTACGTTTGATTataatggtacatttagttacttggtacatttgaatttttggtccatttggcttcttggtacatttgaatttttggtacatttagtttttggtacatttgaatttttggtacatttgaatttttggtacatttgttttcaaaacataagttttattactttttgttctaataatgaggaattactttaattaattaattatttttttatacaaagagTCATTAACAATGTTTGTGACAGCCCATCCTGAATTATTTTTATCGACAGTATGAAATGTCTATTTTGCCCTTGAACGTTGAGATGTGTTGTGTGTGACATGCTTTTAGAGGTGGACCAATATGTTAAGGCCTAATGGTTTGGACCCAATTAGAGCttagattttctttgttttggttggCTGCAAGTTGGATCACaccctcacacacacacaccactcCCGTGTACCCTCTTTCTCCTTCCTCTTggatttttcttccattttcgtACAATTGTACGGACAACTCTCAAACTAACCCTTTCAAACATCACGGATTGAGGTTGTGAATGCTATTTTTGGACTCCTTGCAAGCTTAGGAGTcgaatggtggtggtggttggacGTGAAAACCTCGGAAACCTTTGAAACCAGAATTCCCGATTTGGGTTACTGTTCATGCAATCGTGATTGTGGACTTTTCTTTGAGTTTTAGGGTTCTAGGGAGTTCTAGGACGTCTTCACGAAGCTCAGGGAAGAAAGTtggagtgttttggacgtcaggaaGCTTAGTTTTGGAGAGTTACAGTAGTGGCCGGATTATCATGGGTTTTTCCGGTGAGATCCCGTTGGATTTAAGTCCTAAAAGTGGTAAGGTGTTGTTCTactcattgtaagcttcattttggtacaaatttcatggattttggttaagaaatgagaaagatatgaagttttaaagttttttcaGAAACTGGCCAAAATTCAAGTTTCAGACGGCGGCGACCGGCGATGCTTGCCGAAGAAGGAGATGAATATTCCGTtagagttgacggaatattataacggcgtcaggtaacgccgttaacttctgttaaggttttaacggaatattcctaactgTCGTTAAGTGTTCCGTTAGGGTTGGCCGCGCGTAGGGGCGCGTctagccgtgccttggccggagcgtgggtggtcggaaaatttttctaaaaatatggggatgttcgtagTGTTAAGTTgatcacattggtatattcaaaacaccccatttgagcaatgtatgaaaagttattagctagtttcgtttatgtgctttgaattaacgtttatatagttgtttcgcatataggtgagacctatcctctgGATGAGCGTAGTCAATCGAGgcttgggggctacgacccttctacacaccagtgagtgggcttttggttttccatatatacctatatacttgatatttttcccagaaaatcgatttaaatgaatttatgtttagaaatgccatgcatattgatttatacgtagatcattgaattaatatagtatgcataaatgtgatttgacGCTGTGGACACTCAGGTAAGTACTAggtgagttgtagattgttaattgatgattatgtgagatgtgttgagagctcataaacctgcaccccgatgttagtgcttcTGCCATGgttagggcatagtccttcacgtaatgttcacctcccacaccatacgctcaccttgagtccaagttaggtgcacaggcttgtcgtacagaccactataggtggttccgactcgtaggtgacccgcgattattcacacagtcttcacgtgatcgtagcattagagtgtatttatttacacccagtcctgtcgtacagaccactataggtggttccgactcgtgtgtaggcATGATTTATGAGCCAGGAGTTCAGTTGTCCAAGCCATTTTAGGTGGATTCGGCTGATATGTTATTTCTCATCGGTTTATTTTACCTGAGTTACTTATTCTGTCATATTGAgatatttggcatggcatatttatgaTTAAAGCTTGTTGAGCATGGTTTTGAAATACgaatatattctattttctgggaaattatacaggttttacggcgaggggttagaacatttgagaaatgaaatggttttgaaaagctttgtttttgcccactcacactttctgttttgcgcccctccaggttctaggtagGAGTTATcattggtggcttacgaggattGCCGGAGGTTCTGACAGATTttacaaatgtaggatcacctttgggtgttgtataattagtacttgtcctgtcggactgcacttaggctacttatgctctggttgtgtaTTTCACACTTAATCTCGCACTAGCACCTTTTCTTAGCTAGTATTGCTGGtaacttggtttttatttatttgtatttctcTATATCAATATTGCTTCCGCACTTTGCACATGGTTaagtcactctcacgtgacggccagcatgcctcgatgtaggttggggtgtgtcagttttggTATCATAGcactaggtttggcagtcctgcatattttgtgaatattctaattattttggtgtcttctgttagaactatgccgcctcgtagaAAGCCACGTCGTTCAGCTAAGCCTAGTTTTCCCGATATAGCTCAGTTAGGGGAAGTTATAGCCAATGCTATTCACTCTTCGCTTCGCCCTCCTCAGAGGACTCCCCTGCAGACTATatataatttgaagttggataagtttgagGGTAATGAAGGACATGAAGGAGCAGAGCGGTGGCTCGATCATCTTGAAAAGACTTTCTGAGTGATGCAAAGTCAAGGGAATCTTCCTCCTgaaaggtgggtcgagacgactaCATGGTTCTTAGGTAAAGAACCACCATCCTGGTAGAGATAGAAGGCTTATCAGTTGACCTCAGAGGAAATTGTTGACTGGGAAATGTTTAAACAGTTGTTTTAGAAAAGGTTTATTCCTCCTGAGTATATTGATTGCAAGAAGCAAGAATTTACTCAATTGAGACAGGGGAAGATGACGGCGAATTAGTATTACAGGAGATTCACTGACTTGTCTCGTTATCGTCCGAATGTTTCTGCTAATCCGGTTGAGATGCTTCATCGTTTCAGattgggtactaagaagaagtggcgttctatggcaaCCACTACTCATGGTGCTTCttaccaggagttctatgagattttgttgaggattgaggattaaGAGAATATGCCTAGTgagagtgaagaggaagaagaaaatgacgGCAATCAGAAGAGAGATGATAAAGGTAAAGGTCAATCATCTTAAGGACCTCACAAGACTTAAAGCTTTAAGCAAAGTGGAGCTAGTTCCAGTTCTTCCAATGAGGGTTTTAGTGCCATTGGTCAGAGAAGATGTGGTAAAGTTTCTAGGGGTCATAGATTCCAGAGACAGGGGGATGCTAGTAAATGAATTGCTCCGTTGTGCCGCAGATGTAATAATAGACATTTGGGGAGTGTAGGAGAGGTAGCAGTGGATGTTTTACTTGTGGTCAAATGGGACATAGAGCTATAAATTGTCCCCAGAATGAGCAGAGGCCCCATCAGCCTTCTTTGCCACCACTAGTGCCAATCCAACAAGTTCTAGGGTTTGGTAGTTATAAACAGATGAGTCGTGGTGGTGCTTACCATTATTAGGGTGACACCGCTCCTTATGCTTCAGGGTAGTATCAGTATTCCCAGGATCCGTAATACCAAAGTGGGTATCCTCAATATTCTAGAGGTTATACGCCGTATCCTCCCATTCCAGCTAGTGCATCTCAGTGGTACTAGGAAGGACAACCCCATCAAGTAGAGATTGCTTCCAGTAGTGTAGGATCTTCGAGGCAACCTGGTTAGCCAAGTCAGAGCCGTGGTGTGCAGGGGTGAAATAATCAAGCTAGTAGAGGTCGTGGGGGACGACAACAAGCCCATGGACGTATTAACAATATCTCTCCACAGGATGCTCAGAATCATCCGGACTTGATCATGgatacgttaaacattcttggtcaCTTTGCTAGagttttaattgattgtggtgctacgTATTCTGTCATTTCTCGTACATTTCCTCAATTGACGCAACCTCAtcctacacctctagggtatgatttagagtttgctatgcctagaggggagagatgttaTGTTGATTGTGTATATCCAGGATGTCTAGTGATGGTGGAAGATGTAGTTATGCTAGCTAAttttatcccgttagatattgttgattttgatgtgattttgggcacataTTGGTTGCATTATAATCGTGCCAATATAGATTGCTACGGGAAAACAGTTACtttccatcgtcctggattacctgagattacttttgtgggtgagcataGTGGGGTGAGGCATGACGTTATTTCTGCTGTGAGAGCAAAAAGGTTATTATCAAAAGGTTGCTAGGGATATTTAGCTCTTATGGTGTTGAATGATGTTGCTCCTAGTAGTGTGGAAGATGTAAAagtagtcaggcattttcctgaCGTATTCCTTGATGATTTACCCATATTGCCGCTAAaccgagatgtggagttcactattgatttgcttccaggtaTAGACCCTATATATTTAACTTCTTATCGAATGGCTTTTGTtgaattgagggaattgaagATTCAATTGCAGGAATTAGTTGATAAAGGCTTTATTCGGCCTAGTACGCCACcctggggagctccagtgttatttgtgaggaagaaagacgggactttaaggctatgcattgattatagacaattgaatcgagtaacaattaaaaaccgttatccattgccgcgtATAGATAATTTATTTGATCATCTTCGAGGCGCCTACGTGTTTTCTAGGATTtatttgaggtctggttactatcagttGAAGATTAAAAGTGAGGATGTTCCTAAGACGACTTTTAGGACTcgatatggtcattatgagtttcttgtgATGCCATTCGGATTAACTAATGCACCTGCAACtttcatggatttgatgaatcgaGTAGTCCAGCCATATTTAGAtaggtttgtcattgtctttattgacgatatgctggtatactctaagtctaaatcaGAGCATGTTTGACATctcactttggtgttgaagagattgagggaacaccaattgtatgctcaGTTTAGCAAATTCCAATTTTGGTTgaatcaagtggcatttttgggacatGTTATATCCGCTCAAGGTATTCAAGTAGATCCCTAAGAGGTAGCAGCGGTGGAGAATTGGGAACAACctcgaaccgtcactgaggtacGGAGTTTCCTTTGTCTAGCAGGTTATTATTGATggtttgttaaagatttttcagttATTACATTACCATCAACGAGGTTGACTAGAAAAGAGGTTAagtttgagtgggatgataattgtgaaCAAAGTTTTCAGCAGTTGAAATATtatctcactcatgcacctgttttagCACTCACAGATGATAGTGGTACTTTCGAGATCTATAGTGACGCTTCTTTGAATGGTTtaggatgtgtgttgatgcaacatggtagggtgattgcttatgcttcacgacaattaaagcctcaggagatgaattaccctactcaTGATCTGGAATTAGCAgccattatctttgctttgaagatttggagacattatctttatggtgaAAAATGTAAGATTTATACGGATCATAAAAGTCTCCAATATCTTTTACtcagagggatcttaatcttcaCCAGCGAAGGTAGATTGAGTTGATAAGTGATTAATATTGCACGATTAAGTATCACCCTAGTCGTGCAAATGTGGTAGTTGATGCACTTAGTAGGAAGACTCCAATTAGACTTAATGCCATTTATGCTTGCAATGTTCCTCTTCTTGCTGATTTGAGGTCCACTAGAGTGAAGTTAAGGGTAGAAGCTCGAGAAGAAGctctacttgctaatttccaagttagaccaATATTAATTGATTAAGTGCTTGAGGCTCAGATGGATGATGAAGAAGTCCAGGAAATAATTCAGGCAAGGAATcgggggaagaagaaagacttcAGAATTAGAGAATCAGATGACATGCTTATGCAGGAGAGTAGAATGTTTGTGCCGAATAATatggaattaaagaaagaaattttggatGAAGCGCATTGTTTGGCATATGCAATGCATCCTGGAGGTAGTAAAATGTGTCATatcattcgaccattttattattggccgggtatgaaaagagaaattgctaagtatgtgagtaggtgtgccatTTGTCGACAAGTTAAAGCTGAATAGAAGAAGCCTTTTGGGTTGATGCAGCCACTTCCAGTTccacagtggaaatgggaaaatattactatggattttgtgtacaagcttcctcgtacacataatggttatgatggcatttgggtgatagttgatcggcttactaagtcagcacattttattccaatgagggagaagtattctttaaGTCCATTAGCAGAATTATTTATatcgaagattgtgaagtatCATGGGGTTCCAGTTAGTATTGTCTCGAATCATGATCCCAGGTTTACTTCTAAGTTCTGGGTAGCATTCCAGGAAGCTCTTGGTTTGAGATTACTTTATAGTACAacatatcatcctcaaacagaTGGACAATCAGAGAGGGCTATTCAGACGTTAAAGGATATGCTGAGATCTTCGGtattgcagtttggtgatgcttggcataagcggttggatttaatggaatttgcctacaacaatagttttcattcaattattggTATGGCACCATTTGGGGCACTTTATGGCAGGTCTTGTCGTGCACCTTTGTGTTGGTCAAAGGTTGGCGagagagttttggtgggccctgAAATAgtggaggagactactcagaatattCAGGTGATTAAATCTAACTTGAAAGCCGCCTAGGACCGTCAGAAGAGCTTAGCAGATAAACATGCCACTGACAGGGTGTATAAAGTGGGTGATTGGGTATTTTTAAAGCTTTCATCGTGGAGAGGTGTGGTACAGTTCAGGAAGAAAGGTAAGCTAAGTCCtaggtacatcggaccgtaTGTGATCACTGAGAGAGTCGGTGAAGTTACTTATAGGCTTGAGTTGCCTCCAGAGTTGTCTAAAGTGCATGATGTGTTCTATGTTTCCATGCTTCgtcattatttttcaaatctgTCACATGTGATTCCTCCTCAACCTttggaaattaatccagatttgacttatgatgaggagcCAGTGACGATATTGGATTGGAAAGATAAGGTGCTGAGGAACAAGACCGTGcgcttagtgaaagttttgtggagaaatcaCTAGGTAGAGGAAGCCACCTGGGAGACAGAGGACCAGATGAAAGATATGTATCCAAggttgttttatgattattaGTGGATTGTATTTATTGTGTGAATTTcgaggatgaaattttcttaaggggggtaggttgtgacagcccgtcccgaattatttttATTGACAGTGTGAAATGTCTATTTTGCCCTTGGACGTTGAGATGTGTTGTGTGTGACATGCTTTTAGAGGTGGACCAATATGTTAAGTCCTAATGGTTTGGACCCAATTAGAACttagattttctttgttttggttaGCTGCAAGCTGGACCACaccctcacacacacacacaccactcCCATGTAccctttttctccttcattctcggatttttcttccattttcgtATGACTATACGGACAACTCTCAAACTAACCCTTTCAAACATCACGAATTGAGGTCGTGaatggtgtttttggactcCTTGCAAGCTTAGGAGTCGAATGGTGGTAGTGGTTGGACGTGAAAACCTGGGAAACCTTTGAAACCAGAATTTCCGATTTGGGTTACTGTTCATGCAGTCGTGATCGTGGACTTTTCTTTGAGTTTTAGGATGTCTTCACGAAGCTCGGGGAAGAAAGTtggagtgttttggacgtcgggaagcttAATTTTGGAGAGTTGCAGTAGTGGCCAGATTATCGTGGGTTTTTCCGGCAAGATCCTATTGGATTTAAGTCCTAAAAGtgataaggttttgttctactcgttgtaagcttcattttggaacaaatttcatggattttggttaagaaatgagaaagatatgaagttttaaagtttttccagaaactgGCAAAAATTCATGTTTTAGATGACGGTGCTGACGGCGGCAACCGGTGatgctcgccggagaaggagacgaatattccatcagagttgacggaatattctaacggcgtcaggtaacgCCGTTAACTTCTATTaaggttttaacggaatattcctaactgcCGTTAACTGTTCCGTTAGGGTTGGCTGCACGTGGAGGCGCGTCTAGCCGTGCCTTGGCAGGCGCGTGGGTAGtcagaaaatttttctaaaaatatgaggatgttCATGGTGTTGAGTTGATCACgttagtatattcaaacacccatttgagcaatgtatgagaagttattagctagtttcatttatgtgctttaaattaacgtttatatagttgttttgcatatatgtgagacctatcctcaggacgagcacagtcaatcgaggcttgggggctacgacccttccacataccagtgagtgggtttttggtttttcgtaTATGCTTATATACTTGAGATTATTCCTAAAAAATcgatttaaatgaatttatgtttagaaatgccatgcatattgatttatacatagatcattgaattaatatagtatgtataaatgtgatttgatgctgtggacgctcaggtaagtaccaggtgagttgtagattgtttatgtaaattgatgattatgtgagatgtgttgagagcgTATAAACCTGCAcactggtgttagtgctcccctCATAGTTAGGGCACGGTCCTTCACTTGATGTTCACCTCCTacaccatacgctcaccttggatccaagttaggtgcacaagcttgtcatacagaccactataggtggtttcgacttgcaggtgacccgcgattattcgcacagttttcacgtgatcgtagcactaaagtgtatttatttacacccagtcctgtcgtacagaccactataggtggtttcgactcgtgtgcagacaTGATTTATGAGCTAGGAGTTCAGTCGTCTATGCCACTTTAGGTGGATCCGACTGATATGTTATTTCTCATTGGTTTATTTTACCTGAGTTACTTATTCTGTCATATTGAGATATTTGGCATGAGATATTTATGATCAAAGCTTGTTGAGCATGGTTTTGAAATAcgaatatattttattttctgggaaattatacaggttttacggtgaggggttagaacatttgagaaatgaaatggttttgaaaagctttgtttttgcccactcacactttctgttttgcgcccctccaggttctaggtagGAGTTATCGTTGGTGGCTTACAAGGATTGCCGGAGGTTCTGACAGATTtaacaaatgtaggatcacctttgggtgttgtataattagtacttgtccTGTCgaactgcacttaggctacttatgctctggttgtgtaTTTCACATTTAATCTCGCACTAGCACCTTTTCTTAGCTAGTATTGCTGGtaacttggtttttatttattcgtatttctCTATATCAATATtacttccgcactgtgcacatggttaagtcactctcacgtgacggccagcatgatTCGatctaggtcggggtgtgtcaatgtaaaagtttaaattaattgaattaattattttgttttctagaaagagtcattaatcaacggataataacttttttgttaattcaaaattatacgATTTATAGTTATTATTTAgcattatctacaataataGGATTTATCTCCGATCAACTAAAAGTTGTTCCAGAGACTTATCTACCAAAAAAGAGGACTATCtaaatcaaacatatttttaaacattccaaaaagatgaatattcattttcatatagtttataattgggtACGTTTTAATTCGGGGTTGATACGTTTTCATTTGACATTGGTACATTTTCATTTAATGTTGGTACGTTTTCATTTGTCGTGGATGTACATTTAGATttgaaaagttaaaattttagacttaaatataattgaaattatttaaaatgtatagcatatatttaaatgtaaattaatttcaattaatctgAAGTAGTTCAAGTCTGAGTATCTTAATTAAATGTTTCAAAAGCttaatcaaaaactcaaaaagcaTAAATGTTTAATCTACAAAAGTCTAAAATGAGGCAtataattctaattttctctttttggaaTTCATAATAATAGTTGGCTGTGCAATCATGAGATCACTCTGAACGAAgtttctaaaaaacgctaggcgctagttggTCGGCGAAATGgcgcctagtgcctaggcagCTAGGCGGGGCCTAGGCGACTAAGCGGGGTCTAGGCGGATTGAGGTAAGTtttttgtatatcttgtaaataagtgtatac contains the following coding sequences:
- the LOC137742819 gene encoding uncharacterized protein, translating into MGLSGFFLICMLHSVIVLICGAFMMFYSYEFSVFSHGHETAIKLQGSTPHDRLLIRTADSFSGLLLFAIGFLLFMVAFVKDHKFQSFFSKGCVLLHISMAIWRVYFERNLEELAGDWPKQVAGDITLALSWVLLLVYSWREKYD